CCTATATTTTCGGTTCCTATGCCAAAGGCGGTATCAGGGAAGACAGTGATATCGATTTGGCGATTGTATTCAAAAATCTATCCGATCTGTTTGATATGCAGGTAACATTAATGAAACTGAGAAGACAATTTGATACGAGAATTGAACCTCACCCATTCAGAGAATCTGATTTTCAAATTTCTAATCCATTGGCCAATGAAATACTGAAGAACGGCATAAGGATCATTTAACGCCGGGGCGAAAGCCAGATTTTCACCCGGGTCATTCTGCCATGGAACACCCCGAAGCTGGACTGGAGATAGCCGTCGATCTCAAAATCGTCAGGGGCAGTGAAAAGCGCATCAGACATTTTTCTCATCGCTATGGCAATCTGTTAGCTATGCAACTAAGGGATTTTACCTATAACTGATAAAGGTTTTCCCCTATATTGACATTCCCCGGCATCGATAGTAAGGCATAAAATCAGGTCGTTACAATATCGTCGATTAGAGATGATTGAAAATAGCCTGTGTCCCGCATAATCCAAAGATGCAGGGAGCCCGGGTAACCTGAAACCAGGAAGTGTTCATGAAACTCTTAGAATGGGAAGTATCTGAAAAAATGCTGGAAGGGGCGGGCCGGATCAGAATCAGACTGCTGTAGGCGATATGGAAAAGGCTATTGTAAAAATTCCGATTTCCGATGTTGTCCTGGATGAATCCATTTATCCCAGGGAAACGATTGATCACCGGCGCATTGCCGTTTTTGAAGAAAATATCCGGGATGGGTTTGAGTTTGACCCCATCGAGGTACAGGTATGGCCGGACCCCGGCAATCCGGCAAAGGTCAGGTACCGGATCCTGGATGGGCGCCACCGGTGGGGCGCGTATAAAAAAACGGGTGCCACCCACATCGAGGTGGTGATTATCACCCTGGACCAGATGGAACCGATCCTGTATGCGGCCCAAATGGCCATCGGGCCCAAACAGCTGACGGAATCTGAAACACGCAATACGGCCCGCCGTGCGTTTCAACGCAATCCCCGGCTGACCGCTGCTGAAATCGGCCGGGCCATTGGCAGAACCAGGCAGACCGTTTCCGCATACATTGCGGACTTAAGGGCCACGGCTGTTTTTGATCTTGAACTCAAGATTTTCCGGTTACATCAACTGGGAATTCCCCAGGACCGGATTGCCAGAAGACTGGGGGTGCCCCAGCAGACGATATCACGGTATTTACCCAAAATGTTAGAATTTACCAAATGGGTAAATACGGATTTATCGAAGGGTTTTACTGTCTCGCAAGTGGCGCAAAAGCACGGCTGGCCTCAATCTCTGGTTTGGTCACAGGCCCTGGTAAAAGCCGATGATTTTGACCGGTTCAAGGCACTTCAATGGGGAATTCGGACCTGGGATGTGTGGAATTTCATGGAATGTGACCCCCGGTTTGGCGATGACTGGCCCGGCCGTATCCCGGCCCAGCTGGTGGCGCACATCCTGTATTTTTTCTCAGAGCCAGGTGATCTGGTGCTGGATCCCATGGCCGGGGGCGGGGTGTGTGCCGATACCTGCCTGGCCATGGGCAGGAGATGCTGGAGCCTGGACATGGATGACCGGCCCGAGACCAGGCCTGAGATCGAGCCCTGGTTCTGGGATCCGGAACAGGAATGGGACACCCGGCCGTTTTTCAATACCAGGGAAAAGCCGGCCCTGATCATCTGCGATCCCCCTTATTTTGATAAAAAAGCAGATGCGTATGCAGAAAAAAGCATTTCCGGGTTGTCCAAAACAGCGTATCTCGCCTTTTTAGAGCGGTTTTTGCGTTTTTTAAAACAGATCGCCAGAAAAGACGCCCGGCTGGCGTTTATCAATGCCGACTGGCGGGATTTTCAGAACTGCCCGGCAAAAAAAGAAAATCAGCGCCAGGCGATTTTACTGGTCGATTATTATCCTGAAAGTCGGCTAAAGCGTACACTATTCGGTAACCACTCCCAAGTACTTCAAGAACAGTCTGTCTCTGGCCACTGATTCGGTGGACCATCGATAGCTGCCCATGGCAGTCTGTACCTTTGTGGTTTCAATGCAATCGAACCAATCCAGGATTTGAGCGAGAGAG
The window above is part of the Desulfotignum phosphitoxidans DSM 13687 genome. Proteins encoded here:
- a CDS encoding DNA methyltransferase gives rise to the protein MEKAIVKIPISDVVLDESIYPRETIDHRRIAVFEENIRDGFEFDPIEVQVWPDPGNPAKVRYRILDGRHRWGAYKKTGATHIEVVIITLDQMEPILYAAQMAIGPKQLTESETRNTARRAFQRNPRLTAAEIGRAIGRTRQTVSAYIADLRATAVFDLELKIFRLHQLGIPQDRIARRLGVPQQTISRYLPKMLEFTKWVNTDLSKGFTVSQVAQKHGWPQSLVWSQALVKADDFDRFKALQWGIRTWDVWNFMECDPRFGDDWPGRIPAQLVAHILYFFSEPGDLVLDPMAGGGVCADTCLAMGRRCWSLDMDDRPETRPEIEPWFWDPEQEWDTRPFFNTREKPALIICDPPYFDKKADAYAEKSISGLSKTAYLAFLERFLRFLKQIARKDARLAFINADWRDFQNCPAKKENQRQAILLVDYYPESRLKRTLFGNHSQVLQEQSVSGH
- a CDS encoding nucleotidyltransferase domain-containing protein; this translates as MDKQQASRIANKYITFVKSMNPDVTRAYIFGSYAKGGIREDSDIDLAIVFKNLSDLFDMQVTLMKLRRQFDTRIEPHPFRESDFQISNPLANEILKNGIRII